In Myxococcota bacterium, a single genomic region encodes these proteins:
- a CDS encoding endonuclease/exonuclease/phosphatase family protein: MPDRLRILSANLWGSGGATPEALERVLVAEDVDVACFQELAPEQAEAIASVLQHGQLEPSEDHYGLGIALRAPADFGRLEMQEKPVRTVRLDPKDWPGLGRELCVWNVHVWAPHVLPIPRSLATRRVQIASLMRHLAGVGAEDPLVLVGDFNATPLWPVYRRVASVLRDGPLEVAQRQGRTAAWTWGPWSGAPRMLRIDHAFVQGVHVEDARTLHIEGTDHSGLLVDVTLG; the protein is encoded by the coding sequence ATGCCCGACCGATTGCGGATTCTCTCGGCGAATTTGTGGGGAAGCGGTGGCGCGACGCCGGAGGCGCTCGAGCGGGTGCTCGTGGCCGAGGACGTCGACGTCGCGTGCTTCCAGGAGCTGGCGCCCGAGCAGGCCGAGGCGATCGCCAGCGTGCTCCAGCACGGCCAGCTGGAGCCCTCCGAGGACCACTACGGCCTGGGGATCGCGCTGCGCGCGCCCGCCGATTTCGGTCGCTTGGAGATGCAGGAGAAGCCGGTTCGGACCGTGCGTCTCGACCCCAAGGACTGGCCCGGTCTCGGCCGGGAGCTCTGCGTCTGGAACGTGCACGTCTGGGCGCCGCACGTGCTGCCCATCCCGCGCAGTCTGGCGACCCGGCGGGTGCAGATCGCGTCCCTGATGCGGCATCTGGCGGGTGTCGGCGCCGAGGACCCGCTGGTGCTGGTGGGCGACTTCAACGCGACGCCGCTGTGGCCGGTCTACCGTCGGGTGGCCAGCGTGCTGCGCGACGGCCCGCTGGAGGTGGCGCAGCGCCAGGGCCGGACCGCGGCGTGGACCTGGGGACCCTGGTCGGGCGCGCCCCGCATGCTGCGCATCGACCACGCCTTCGTCCAGGGAGTGCACGTCGAGGACGCGCGCACCCTGCACATCGAGGGTACGGACCACAGCGGACTGCTCGTCGACGTCACCCTCGGCTAG
- a CDS encoding adenylosuccinate synthase, with protein MTTLIAVGAQWGDEGKGKVVDWLAQRADLVVRFHGGNNAGHTLVVDGEQTVLHVVPAGVLDPGTVNLIGPGVVVDPDILLGELETLLARGVLKDPSRVRVSGRAHVIFEWHRALDKAREEALRGKAIGTTGRGIGPAYEDKVTRRGIRVADLLDPDRLREAIAFLGEKKNFELTNVYGWQALDIDEIAERAVEWGRRLEPYVDHTERTLERALRDGKRVLFEGAQGNFLDIDHGTYPYVTSSNCVAGAVCAGAGIGPTRIQGVLGITKAYTTRVGGGPFPTELDDALGEQLRQQGAEFGATTGRPRRCGWLDGVMLREAATVSGYTSLAVNKLDVLSGLDEIKIATQYRIDGKLTDEFPMTLAEIERAEPIYESHPGWTGDLTTCRRFDELPTAAQDYVKRVEALVGVPVELISIGPGRDETIARRDPFGD; from the coding sequence ATGACCACCCTGATCGCGGTAGGCGCCCAGTGGGGCGATGAAGGGAAGGGGAAGGTCGTCGACTGGTTGGCCCAGCGGGCCGATCTGGTCGTGCGCTTCCACGGCGGCAACAACGCCGGCCACACCCTGGTGGTCGATGGCGAGCAGACCGTGCTCCACGTCGTGCCGGCGGGCGTGCTCGACCCGGGTACGGTCAACCTGATCGGGCCCGGCGTGGTCGTCGATCCCGACATCCTCCTGGGCGAGCTCGAGACGCTCCTCGCACGCGGCGTCCTGAAGGACCCGTCGCGCGTGCGGGTGTCGGGCCGTGCCCACGTGATCTTCGAGTGGCACCGTGCGCTCGACAAGGCGCGCGAAGAGGCGTTGCGGGGCAAGGCGATCGGGACCACGGGGCGTGGTATCGGCCCTGCCTACGAAGACAAAGTGACCCGGCGCGGGATTCGCGTGGCCGACCTGCTCGACCCGGACCGGCTGCGCGAGGCGATCGCATTCCTGGGCGAGAAGAAGAACTTCGAGCTGACGAACGTCTACGGCTGGCAGGCACTCGACATCGACGAGATCGCCGAGCGCGCCGTCGAGTGGGGACGGCGTCTCGAACCCTACGTCGACCACACCGAGCGCACCCTCGAGCGCGCGCTTCGCGACGGCAAGCGGGTGCTCTTCGAGGGCGCCCAGGGCAACTTCCTCGACATCGACCATGGCACCTATCCCTACGTCACCTCATCGAACTGTGTGGCGGGGGCGGTGTGTGCAGGGGCCGGAATCGGGCCGACGCGCATCCAGGGCGTCCTCGGCATCACCAAGGCCTACACCACGCGTGTGGGGGGTGGGCCGTTCCCGACCGAGCTCGATGACGCGCTCGGCGAGCAGCTGCGCCAACAGGGAGCGGAGTTCGGTGCGACGACCGGGCGTCCGCGTCGCTGCGGCTGGCTCGACGGGGTGATGCTGCGCGAGGCGGCCACGGTGAGCGGCTACACGAGCCTCGCAGTCAACAAGCTCGACGTTCTGTCGGGCCTCGATGAGATCAAGATCGCGACCCAGTACCGCATCGACGGGAAGCTGACCGACGAGTTCCCGATGACCCTGGCCGAGATCGAGCGGGCCGAGCCGATCTACGAGAGCCACCCGGGCTGGACGGGGGACCTGACCACGTGCCGCCGCTTCGACGAGCTGCCGACCGCGGCCCAGGACTACGTGAAGCGGGTCGAGGCGCTGGTCGGGGTGCCGGTGGAGCTGATTTCGATTGGTCCCGGCCGTGACGAAACCATCGCTCGCCGCGACCCATTCGGCGACTGA